One Triticum dicoccoides isolate Atlit2015 ecotype Zavitan chromosome 4B, WEW_v2.0, whole genome shotgun sequence genomic window carries:
- the LOC119294967 gene encoding uncharacterized protein LOC119294967: protein MALTNFIVTAAVVGGALLLFTTDVRKSGAVFRRNARQIRQWLEEDNASAASKSAKEAVPPPKKLDTEVPKDKPKDH, encoded by the exons ATGGCGCTCACCAACTTCATCGTGACGGCGGCGGTGGTGGGCGGGGCGCTGCTTCTCTTCACCACCGACGTCCGCAAGTCCGGTGCTGTCTTCCGCCGCAACGCCCGCCAAATCCGACAGTGGCTCGAGGAGGACAACGCCTCCGCCGCATCCAA GTCTGCAAAAGAAGCAGTTCCACCTCCCAAGAAGCTGGATACAGAGGTTCCCAAGGACAAGCCAAAGGATCACTGA